The Stygiolobus azoricus genome window below encodes:
- a CDS encoding ribosome biogenesis/translation initiation ATPase RLI translates to MVVRVAVLNYDYCKPDKCNTECITFCPINKSGSKAIELSDLVKGKPVIYEETCIGCGICIKKCPFGAIDIVNLPDEFGKEEIHRYKVNGFKLFGLITPKRGYIIGLLGKNSTGKSTILRILSGDLIPNFGDPQAKLTKEQVLERFKGKELYDYFYSLYNEKLRVIHKIQYVEYASKFLKGTVSSLLSKIDERGKLDEVKRLLNLTPFWEKDVKYLSGGELQKLLVAAALVREADVYLFDEPSSYLDIRERINMANSIRELTKGKYVVVVEHDLIVLDYLTDLINIVYGKSSVYGRVSKTYTSRVGINNFLKGYLPAENMQIRPDEIKFNLKELTDLDLNANAQPKVIWTNMFKKLEGFSLEVDEGYAREGEVIGIVGPNGIGKTTFMRILVSEIKPDEGQVLTEGLSLSYKPQRIAPNFDGTVQEFLENVRKDVLSSSNWFFEEVVKRLNLHRILESKVSDLSGGELQKLYVTAALAKEADVYVIDEPSSYLDVEERYVVAKAIKRVTRERKSVTFMVDHDLALHDYIADRVMVFSGIPGLRGHAKKPQSLSSGMNEFLKELGITFRRDMDSGRPRVNKPGSYLDRIQKENNEYYSMKLVREESNT, encoded by the coding sequence ATTGTAGTGCGAGTTGCGGTATTAAACTACGATTATTGTAAGCCTGATAAGTGTAATACCGAATGTATTACCTTCTGTCCTATTAACAAATCTGGCAGTAAGGCAATCGAATTATCAGATCTCGTAAAAGGAAAGCCGGTAATATATGAAGAGACTTGTATTGGTTGTGGTATTTGCATTAAGAAATGTCCGTTTGGAGCTATTGATATAGTAAACTTACCTGACGAGTTTGGTAAAGAAGAGATCCATAGGTACAAGGTTAACGGTTTTAAGTTATTCGGGCTTATCACTCCTAAGAGGGGTTACATAATAGGTCTTTTGGGCAAGAATAGTACGGGGAAGTCTACGATTTTACGTATCTTAAGTGGGGATCTAATACCAAACTTTGGTGATCCTCAGGCTAAATTGACTAAAGAGCAAGTGTTGGAGAGATTTAAGGGGAAAGAGCTTTACGACTACTTTTACTCTTTATATAATGAGAAACTGAGAGTAATACATAAAATTCAGTACGTTGAATATGCCAGTAAATTCTTAAAGGGAACTGTTAGCTCTCTACTATCTAAGATCGATGAAAGGGGTAAATTAGATGAAGTAAAGAGATTACTAAACCTCACCCCTTTCTGGGAAAAAGACGTGAAATATTTAAGTGGTGGAGAGCTACAAAAGCTCTTAGTAGCTGCTGCATTAGTAAGAGAAGCCGATGTTTATCTCTTTGACGAACCTTCCTCATATCTGGACATAAGAGAAAGAATAAACATGGCTAATTCAATCAGGGAACTCACAAAGGGAAAGTACGTAGTCGTAGTCGAACATGACCTTATAGTACTAGATTATCTAACAGATCTAATAAACATAGTATATGGTAAAAGTTCAGTTTACGGCAGAGTGTCAAAGACCTATACCAGCAGAGTAGGAATAAATAATTTCCTTAAAGGGTATTTGCCTGCTGAAAACATGCAAATAAGACCAGATGAAATAAAGTTTAACTTGAAAGAGTTAACAGATTTAGACTTAAACGCTAACGCTCAACCTAAGGTAATTTGGACTAATATGTTTAAGAAGTTAGAGGGATTTAGCCTTGAAGTTGATGAAGGTTATGCTAGAGAAGGTGAGGTAATAGGCATAGTGGGGCCAAATGGCATAGGAAAGACAACTTTTATGAGAATTTTAGTTTCGGAGATAAAGCCCGACGAAGGGCAAGTTCTAACTGAGGGTTTATCATTATCATATAAGCCGCAAAGAATAGCTCCGAATTTTGACGGTACTGTTCAAGAGTTCTTAGAAAACGTTAGGAAGGACGTTCTATCTTCATCTAATTGGTTCTTTGAGGAGGTAGTCAAAAGGCTTAACTTACATAGAATATTAGAATCGAAAGTTTCAGACCTTAGTGGTGGAGAGTTACAAAAATTATATGTAACAGCGGCATTAGCTAAAGAAGCTGATGTATATGTAATAGATGAACCTTCTTCGTATTTAGATGTAGAGGAACGATACGTGGTAGCAAAGGCAATAAAGAGAGTCACTAGGGAGAGAAAAAGCGTAACTTTTATGGTAGATCACGATCTAGCTCTTCATGACTATATCGCAGATAGAGTAATGGTATTCTCAGGGATTCCGGGTTTGAGAGGGCATGCTAAAAAGCCCCAAAGCCTTAGTTCCGGTATGAACGAGTTCCTTAAAGAGCTAGGAATAACATTTAGAAGAGATATGGATAGCGGTAGGCCTAGAGTAAATAAGCCAGGGAGTTATCTAGATAGAATTCAGAAGGAAAACAATGAATATTACTCAATGAAATTAGTTAGAGAGGAAAGTAATACGTAA